From the Verrucomicrobiota bacterium genome, the window CCACGTCATGTCTGGTGCAAGCAAAGATCGGCGCCCATCACGCCGCGGCGTTTGACATCGAGGCCGCCTGTTCGGGATTTATATTCGGTCTGGAAATTGCCCAACAATTCATCATGTCCTGCACCTACAACACCGTCCTCGTGATCGGCGCGGAAAAACTTTCCTCCATCATCGACTGGCAGGACCGGAATACCTGTGTGTTGTTTGGCGACGGCGCGGGCGCCGCCATTTTACAAAACCGCCCGAACACGCACGGCCTGCTCACCACGGTCATGGGTGCCGACGGACGCAAAGCGAATCTGCTCTCCATGCCTGGTGGTGGAAGCCGCTGCCCGGCCACCGCCAAGTCGGTCGCCGCCCGTTTGCATTACCTGCGCATGGAAGGCAAGGAGACGTTCAAGAATGCTGTCAATGCTATGACCAAGGCCGGCGAGGAAGCGCTGCTCCGTTGTCAGCTCGACATCTCACAAATCAAGTGCGTCATTCCCCACCAGGCGAATCGCCGGATTATCGATGCCGTCGGCGAACGTCTGGGTGTGAAGCCGGACCAGATTTTCGTCAACCTTCACAAATACGGCAACACCTCGGCCGCCTCCGTCGCCATCGCTTTGGATGAGGCGGCGCAATTGAACCGCTTCCGTCGAGGCGATCTGATCCTGCTGGTGGTCTTCGGCGCGGGGTTGACTTGGGGCGCGGCGGTGATCGAGTGGTAGAGACAAAGCTTTGTTTGACGTTCTTTTGGTGTGTGCTAGAGTGATTTCACAACTATGAGTGCAAGAAAACTAGAACCCTCCTCCGGTGACTTTTCGAATGTTAATGTTCAAGCTAGAAAGACCAGCTTAACCCTGTCCGGCGGCGCTGTCAGCCTCAGCAAGAATGGCATTGAGTTTCGTTCCCCCACCGCCATAGCCCCTTGGACCGAGATGACGGTGGATTTGCAAGCTCCCCGCAGTGTCAGGAAGCTTCACTGCACCGGCGTCGTGGTGGCGTGCCATGGCAATCGCCACAGCGGCTATCTCGTCTCCATGCTCTTCACGGGCCTTTCCCGTCAGACGCAAGCGCAGTTGAACCTGCTGGCTTATTCCTGACTGGCAAAGATTCTTCAGCCTCTGCTAGTCTCCGGGCATGGAATTATTCTATCGGATCTTAAAGACGGCCATTGAAGGAGGCGCGTCCGACGTTCACATCAAAATCGGCACGCCCGTCATTTTCAGGATCAATCGCCAGCTCGTTGCCATCGAGTGTCCCGTTCCCACGGAAGCCTGGATGAAAACGGTGGTGGACGCCATTGTGCCCCACCATTTGACCAAGAAGCTCGAAGTGGAGCGCGAGATTGATTTTTCCTATTATGTGCCTGAGATCGGCCGCTTTCGTACCAATCTTTTTCAGCAACGCGGCCAGTTCTGTCTGGCCATGCGGTTTGTCAAAACGCAGGTGCCGAGTTTCGAGCAACTGGGTCTCCTGGAGACCATCAAGAAGATTGCCGAATCACCGCGCGGCATCGTGCTGCTGGCCGGTTCGACCGGTTGCGGCAAATCCACGACGCTGGCGGCGATGGTCGAGCATATCAACGCTCATTTCAAAAAACACATCATCACGATGGAAGACCCCATCGAATATGTGTTTGAAGACAATCAATCCGTCATCGAACAGCGCGAGGTAGGGTTGGACACACTTTCCTTCCGCGAGGCGCTCAAACACGTCCTGCGGCAGGACCCGGACATCATCATGATTGGCGAAATGCGCGACGCCGTCAGCTTCACCGCCGCCATGAGCGCCGCGGACACCGGCCACCTCGTGCTCTCTACGCTCCATACGACCAACGCGTCCCAGTCCGTGAGCCGTATTCTCGATTTTTTCAAGGCCGATGAGCGTGAACAAATCCGGCGTCAACTCGCCGGCACATTGCAGGCCGTTGTCTGTCAGCGCATGGTCAACACGGTGGAGGGCGGCGTCACTCCCGCCCTGGAAATCATGATCAACACCGGCACCGTGAAAAAATTGATCGAGGAGAACCGGCTCGATAAATTGCCGTCCGCCATCGAAACTGGTGGGGAAGATGGAATGTTGAACTTCAATCAATCCCTGTTGCAGCTCGTCAAGGAGAGGCGAATTTCGGAGGCGGAAGCCTTGGCCAAAGCGACCAACGCCCAGGCGCTGGAGATGAATTTCAAGGGCATCTTCCTGGACGAAGGCCGCAGGATTTTGGGTTGACCAAAACGCAACTGCGTTTCTACGCGCGCGGCGCGACGTACATTTTTCCACCTTCGAGATGCTCGACGATCATCTCGACCGTGCGGTCAATCGCGCCAAGATTTTCCTGCACCACCTTCAGCGCATTGCGTCCCAACGCCTCGCGGCGCGCCGCATTCCCGAGCAACTCGCCCAGCGCGCGTTCCAATTCGGCAGCGTCGTTCACCTGCACGGCGCCGTCCTGCGCGAGGAAAAGCCTGACCACATCGGTAAAATTCTGCATGTTCGGCCCGAACACCATCGCCTTTCCAAGCGCGCCGGGTTCGATCGGATTTTGCCCGCCAACTGCCGTCAAGCTTTTGCCGACAAAAATCACCGTGGCATGGCGATAAAAATGTTTCAGTTCACCGGTGCTGTTGACCAGCAGACACTCGACTGCTCCGGTGGCCTCCTGCGGTACGGACGCCATCTCGGTGCGATACACGAATTTCACTCCCTTGGACTTCAGTTCACGCCCAACCTCCCGGCCCCGCTCAAAGTGACGCGGCACGAGCACCAGGAACAGGTCAGGGAAGCGTTCGCGCAATCGTTGAAATTGTTCCGCCAGGATTGCTTCCTCGCCGTTGTGGGTGCTGCCGGCCACCAAAATCGGCGCGTGGGCCGGCACTCCCAACCGAGCAAGCATGGCGGGCACGTCCAGCGGTCGGCGCTCGTCCAGTTTCGCCGTGTCAAATTTCAGATTGCCGACCACGCGAATTGCTTCCGGGCGACAACCCAGTTCCCGAAGCTTCGCAGCGTCGGCCTCGTTCTGCGCGCCAACTCCTGTGAATGAGGCAAACAATTGTTTGAACAGAAACCCGAAGCATTTAT encodes:
- a CDS encoding ketoacyl-ACP synthase III; the protein is MKTSPTKKIVYPRAKHGFQGRTCAIAAVGSYVPKRILTNADLEKIVDTSDEWIVTRTGIRERRMAAPNEYTSDMAARAAILALQRAHVTAEQIDLIIVATITPDLVFPSTSCLVQAKIGAHHAAAFDIEAACSGFIFGLEIAQQFIMSCTYNTVLVIGAEKLSSIIDWQDRNTCVLFGDGAGAAILQNRPNTHGLLTTVMGADGRKANLLSMPGGGSRCPATAKSVAARLHYLRMEGKETFKNAVNAMTKAGEEALLRCQLDISQIKCVIPHQANRRIIDAVGERLGVKPDQIFVNLHKYGNTSAASVAIALDEAAQLNRFRRGDLILLVVFGAGLTWGAAVIEW
- a CDS encoding PilZ domain-containing protein: MSARKLEPSSGDFSNVNVQARKTSLTLSGGAVSLSKNGIEFRSPTAIAPWTEMTVDLQAPRSVRKLHCTGVVVACHGNRHSGYLVSMLFTGLSRQTQAQLNLLAYS
- a CDS encoding PilT/PilU family type 4a pilus ATPase → MELFYRILKTAIEGGASDVHIKIGTPVIFRINRQLVAIECPVPTEAWMKTVVDAIVPHHLTKKLEVEREIDFSYYVPEIGRFRTNLFQQRGQFCLAMRFVKTQVPSFEQLGLLETIKKIAESPRGIVLLAGSTGCGKSTTLAAMVEHINAHFKKHIITMEDPIEYVFEDNQSVIEQREVGLDTLSFREALKHVLRQDPDIIMIGEMRDAVSFTAAMSAADTGHLVLSTLHTTNASQSVSRILDFFKADEREQIRRQLAGTLQAVVCQRMVNTVEGGVTPALEIMINTGTVKKLIEENRLDKLPSAIETGGEDGMLNFNQSLLQLVKERRISEAEALAKATNAQALEMNFKGIFLDEGRRILG
- a CDS encoding 3-deoxy-D-manno-octulosonic acid transferase — encoded protein: MRTLYNILFFLGFWLASPYYFLKMLRRGNWRSGFGQRFARYDTNIKQAITNRHVGWVHAVSVGEVGICTHLIQALETKVPNLKIMASTTTTTGMDDLQSKLPPHIGKIYYPIDRRAYVRRALSVFHPEAVVLVEAEIWPNFIWRARTKGIPLFLVNARLSDRSYRGYKCFGFLFKQLFASFTGVGAQNEADAAKLRELGCRPEAIRVVGNLKFDTAKLDERRPLDVPAMLARLGVPAHAPILVAGSTHNGEEAILAEQFQRLRERFPDLFLVLVPRHFERGREVGRELKSKGVKFVYRTEMASVPQEATGAVECLLVNSTGELKHFYRHATVIFVGKSLTAVGGQNPIEPGALGKAMVFGPNMQNFTDVVRLFLAQDGAVQVNDAAELERALGELLGNAARREALGRNALKVVQENLGAIDRTVEMIVEHLEGGKMYVAPRA